The following DNA comes from Candidatus Thermoplasmatota archaeon.
CTATATATTGGTTTATCCATAAAAACCATAAGTTCATTACAAGGAGGAAGATCACTATCAGGTACACCAGCAATCCAGGCAGCAGCACGACGATGAAGCCACCAATTATGACTCATATTCATATGTTCTCCATTCCATCTAAAAACAGCTCTAATAGGAGGTATATTAAATCTTCCAAAACCATATCCACCTGGTCGACCAATATATTCTTCAATAGTACCATTTTCTATAAGCGCAATCTCAGGATGACAATTAAAAATAACGATTTTACCATCACCATAAGTAGAAGCTATAGCAGCATATTGACCTTTGATATCTGTTTTCACTTTTTTAAATGGTATCCAACCTGGAAGCAATCCTTTCATGTACCAGTGAATTGGTTTAGTTTCCATAAGTTCTTCATTAATTATTAGTAAAGGTGTTACCTCTCCATAGATTGGATCATCACTTTCAGCTGGATATAAACCAGGACCTCCACCATATGATATATTTATAGTATCATCAAAATAATCATTTAAAATTGGATTTGAATTATTTTTAACTAGCATACATTCTAACGGAACTAAACCGGTAGACTTATCCCCCATCTTAAAGATATATTGAGCTTCTCCCGACCAATCTAAGTTTAGATAAACATTAGAAATCTTCAAAGCATTATTGTTAATATATTTTTTATAAAATTTATCCGGTTTTTCATATCCTCTAGTAGAAAAAACAGTGCCTGCACAAACACTTAAATATCCACCACCATCAGAAACAAATTTTCTAATATTATTTAAATGTTTTTTATTAAATCCATGTTTATAAAAGCTATCGAAACTAGCACCTACAACTAATAGATCAAAATTATCTACTGTTAATGGTTTTTTACCTTTTCCAGATATTTCGTCTAAAGTAAGTTCTGTTAAATTAAAATAATATATATTTCCATTTGATTGCCAATGATAATTAAAGATATAATCAAAGAGACTGTCGCAACCTGCGTATCTAGGGTATT
Coding sequences within:
- a CDS encoding BPL-N domain-containing protein, coding for MKLTKYITIFFVLFFLTAPLTVFCNSTHIIKEIQKQNFEENQNISIIRIAQYPRYAGCDSLFDYIFNYHWQSNGNIYYFNLTELTLDEISGKGKKPLTVDNFDLLVVGASFDSFYKHGFNKKHLNNIRKFVSDGGGYLSVCAGTVFSTRGYEKPDKFYKKYINNNALKISNVYLNLDWSGEAQYIFKMGDKSTGLVPLECMLVKNNSNPILNDYFDDTINISYGGGPGLYPAESDDPIYGEVTPLLIINEELMETKPIHWYMKGLLPGWIPFKKVKTDIKGQYAAIASTYGDGKIVIFNCHPEIALIENGTIEEYIGRPGGYGFGRFNIPPIRAVFRWNGEHMNMSHNWWLHRRAAAWIAGVPDSDLPPCNELMVFMDKPIYRYGYHFYLNDTLIGPRFNFSLLNPPFDFPKIERSRLLSWIMGKFVSNRISKVVNLMGITVIVGDITVIAYVENSNIVEFYLDDVLEFTDTLPPFEWKLDKNNLNGIHRLELRAYDEYGNCAFDGSDFFFINT